ttttttaaaaaaaaaattcacaagctattttgaaaattaagtCTCTAGAGACATATCAATTTTTACTTTCTTATTTTACTACAATGAGCAACATGAAGAACAAAACAGCAAAATTGTTGAAGCAAATCATAGCTGGTTTAACTTCAATGACAAAGTCGAAAACTATGGCTTTAAAATCGAAAACAAATGCCATCAAAGCTCGTTTGATTATATTCTCACTTATGAAGAATAAAAAGTTCCTTATGAGTTCAATTTCAGATAAATTTCATTCTGTTTGGGGGAGCCATTCTCATCATCATTCCAAGGATCGCGAAGATTGTTTAATTGAAGAAGGTGGTGGAAATTTTGATGATCATCATCTTAGAGCCATAGTTGTGTATAACAACAATGCTCACACTTATGAAGCGTTGCAAAATCCAAGTGAAGCACAAGTTGTGGATGAACAAGATCAAGAAGATGGCTATGATGTTGAAGATTACCCTGATTTGACTCACACACTTTTTGATTCCGAAGGTTTGGATTTTGGAGGATCGGTGATTGATAAGGTGAAGAATTGTAAAGAAGAAGCCGGAAAAGAGTTTAAACTTGAAGACGATATTGATGAAGTTGCTGA
This genomic interval from Trifolium pratense cultivar HEN17-A07 linkage group LG6, ARS_RC_1.1, whole genome shotgun sequence contains the following:
- the LOC123889906 gene encoding uncharacterized protein LOC123889906 → MSNMKNKTAKLLKQIIAGLTSMTKSKTMALKSKTNAIKARLIIFSLMKNKKFLMSSISDKFHSVWGSHSHHHSKDREDCLIEEGGGNFDDHHLRAIVVYNNNAHTYEALQNPSEAQVVDEQDQEDGYDVEDYPDLTHTLFDSEGLDFGGSVIDKVKNCKEEAGKEFKLEDDIDEVADLYIRRFRRNIILQKQDSLKRKREIAQKGSN